The Methanoculleus marisnigri JR1 genome window below encodes:
- a CDS encoding DNA-directed RNA polymerase subunit L produces MKLKLLELTDDKARILFEGEGNTYIDALATELIRDPQVDVAQRKQAFRFTDPELVVTTVGGRPPLLAITDAAKRLSGYAGEILSQMEALETA; encoded by the coding sequence ATGAAACTCAAACTCCTGGAGCTGACCGACGATAAAGCCCGGATCCTCTTTGAAGGCGAAGGCAACACCTACATCGACGCGCTCGCCACTGAACTCATCCGCGATCCGCAGGTGGACGTTGCGCAGCGCAAGCAGGCATTCCGGTTCACGGACCCCGAACTCGTCGTCACCACGGTCGGCGGCCGGCCACCTCTTCTTGCAATCACCGACGCGGCAAAGCGGCTCTCCGGCTACGCCGGCGAAATCCTCAGCCAGATGGAAGCGCTCGAAACCGCGTAG
- a CDS encoding class I SAM-dependent methyltransferase has protein sequence MKKSAEGFARIAREVFAPIYPVIAEQALAWSGIRDGIALDLGSGPGHLSVALAEKSNLSIIALDADPATSRIARTTAAGCGDRVIPVTGDVHCMPIRDNTVSLVVSRGSIYFWEDRARAFLEIERILRPGGVAYVGGSFGTPELREAIFTEMRRRNPNWDSDIARRSGQATPETLRRELAESGVAHARIRDEEEGMWVEIKKDAISPRAR, from the coding sequence ATGAAGAAGAGCGCCGAAGGCTTCGCCCGGATTGCCCGGGAAGTCTTTGCTCCCATCTACCCCGTCATCGCGGAGCAGGCGCTCGCGTGGTCGGGGATACGGGACGGGATCGCGCTCGACCTCGGGAGTGGCCCCGGCCACCTCTCCGTAGCGCTGGCGGAGAAGAGCAACCTCTCCATCATCGCGCTCGATGCCGACCCGGCGACGTCCCGGATTGCCCGAACGACCGCCGCCGGGTGTGGCGACCGGGTGATCCCGGTCACCGGCGACGTCCACTGCATGCCGATTCGGGACAATACCGTCTCGCTCGTCGTCAGCCGCGGCTCGATCTACTTCTGGGAAGACCGGGCGCGGGCATTTTTAGAGATCGAGCGCATACTCCGGCCCGGCGGCGTCGCGTACGTCGGCGGCAGTTTCGGGACGCCTGAACTCCGGGAAGCGATCTTTACAGAGATGCGGCGGCGAAACCCGAACTGGGACAGCGACATCGCCCGGCGAAGCGGGCAGGCGACCCCGGAGACCCTCCGCCGGGAACTTGCCGAAAGCGGTGTCGCCCACGCCCGTATCAGGGACGAAGAAGAGGGGATGTGGGTGGAGATCAAAAAAGACGCGATCAGTCCACGCGCTCGGTGA
- a CDS encoding translation initiation factor IF-2 subunit beta has protein sequence MSPSYEDLLKKAYTNITEPTEFEDRFTVPTARAFIEGKTTVLENFAEIASTLRREQDHLMKHLLGELGTAGKVEGTRAVFSGKFEQEQINTIIKGYVDDYVICSECGKPDTRLVKTERVLTLKCDACGGHRPVRKRKAIVDPSAASKPTEGAIMDVTPQFLSKRGDGVVKIDRYTMYVANAKPGQTVKIKITRIAGTIIFTERVD, from the coding sequence ATGAGCCCGTCATACGAAGACCTTCTGAAGAAGGCGTATACCAATATCACGGAACCGACGGAGTTCGAGGACCGGTTCACGGTTCCGACCGCCCGCGCCTTTATCGAGGGGAAGACCACGGTTCTGGAGAACTTCGCCGAGATCGCGAGTACCCTCCGGCGCGAGCAGGATCACCTGATGAAGCATCTCCTCGGCGAGCTCGGTACTGCCGGCAAGGTGGAGGGGACACGTGCTGTCTTCTCCGGGAAGTTCGAGCAGGAGCAGATCAACACGATCATCAAGGGCTACGTCGACGACTACGTCATCTGCTCGGAGTGCGGGAAGCCCGACACCCGTCTGGTCAAGACCGAGCGGGTTCTGACGCTCAAGTGCGACGCCTGCGGCGGTCACCGGCCGGTGCGGAAGCGAAAAGCGATAGTCGATCCCTCTGCAGCGTCGAAACCGACCGAGGGCGCCATCATGGACGTCACCCCGCAGTTCCTCTCGAAGCGCGGTGACGGCGTGGTGAAGATCGATCGCTACACGATGTACGTTGCGAATGCAAAACCGGGCCAGACCGTGAAGATAAAGATCACCCGGATCGCCGGGACGATCATCTTCACCGAGCGCGTGGACTGA
- a CDS encoding flavodoxin family protein encodes MSVCIIYHSETGNTRAVAEQVAAASGGDLIGVRDLANYSKVGMYLKGARRAMRGDSADIEPAAIDVSGYETVVVGTPVWAGNPTPAINAAVNTLRGIEGKPTIVFCTSGGSPRKTLETLTAMLAKRGADVRGAVPLTARTAKRPEAVKPLVDLVRQSRREMAAQ; translated from the coding sequence ATGTCCGTCTGCATCATCTATCACTCGGAGACCGGCAACACCCGGGCGGTCGCCGAACAGGTCGCCGCTGCGTCCGGCGGCGATCTCATCGGGGTCAGGGACCTTGCGAACTACTCGAAGGTGGGGATGTACCTGAAGGGCGCTCGCCGGGCCATGAGGGGAGATTCTGCCGATATCGAACCCGCGGCTATCGACGTCTCCGGCTACGAGACGGTCGTCGTCGGAACCCCTGTATGGGCAGGAAACCCTACTCCCGCGATCAACGCTGCGGTCAATACTCTCCGGGGCATCGAGGGGAAACCCACGATCGTCTTCTGCACGTCGGGCGGGTCACCGAGAAAGACGCTCGAAACGCTGACGGCGATGCTCGCGAAGAGGGGTGCCGACGTCCGGGGCGCGGTTCCGCTCACTGCACGCACCGCGAAGAGACCGGAGGCGGTGAAGCCCCTGGTCGATCTCGTCCGGCAGTCGCGAAGAGAGATGGCTGCTCAGTAA
- the ilvC gene encoding ketol-acid reductoisomerase, with translation MVQKYYESDADPRTLEDKTIAVIGYGSQGRGQALNLRDSGCRVVIGLRPGGSWQKASEDGFEVYSVAEAVKRADVIQILLPDENQAAVYRAEISPNIRENACLMFSHGFNIHYGQIVPPPTVDVVMVAPKGPGHMVRRTYEEGKGVPALIAVHQDATGQARAIALAYARGIGATRAVVFETTFAEETETDLFGEQAVLCGGITSLIKAGFETLVDAGYAPEMAYLEVLHETKLIVDLIYEGGFTKMRDSISNTAQYGDLTRGPRVIGPETYMAMQEILEEIQNGKFAKEWMLENMVNRPVFNALTRADEEHLIEQVGAEIRGFMPQFRK, from the coding sequence ATGGTGCAAAAATACTATGAGTCCGATGCGGACCCTCGCACCCTGGAGGACAAGACCATCGCCGTCATCGGCTATGGATCCCAGGGACGCGGACAGGCGCTGAACCTGCGTGATTCCGGGTGCCGGGTCGTCATCGGCCTGCGGCCGGGAGGCAGCTGGCAGAAGGCATCCGAAGACGGTTTTGAGGTCTACTCCGTGGCCGAAGCAGTCAAGCGCGCCGATGTTATCCAGATCCTCCTCCCCGACGAGAACCAGGCGGCCGTCTACCGCGCCGAGATCAGCCCCAATATCAGGGAGAACGCCTGTCTGATGTTCTCTCACGGATTCAACATTCACTACGGCCAGATTGTCCCCCCGCCCACTGTCGACGTGGTCATGGTCGCCCCGAAGGGGCCCGGCCACATGGTCCGCCGGACCTATGAGGAAGGTAAGGGAGTGCCGGCCCTCATCGCCGTCCACCAGGACGCCACGGGGCAGGCACGTGCCATCGCGCTCGCTTATGCCCGCGGGATCGGCGCGACCCGTGCGGTGGTGTTCGAGACGACGTTTGCCGAGGAGACCGAGACCGACCTCTTCGGCGAGCAGGCGGTTCTCTGCGGCGGGATTACCTCGCTCATCAAGGCCGGGTTCGAGACCCTGGTGGATGCCGGGTATGCGCCCGAGATGGCCTACCTCGAGGTCCTGCACGAGACGAAGCTCATCGTCGACCTGATCTACGAGGGCGGGTTCACGAAGATGCGCGACTCGATCAGCAACACCGCCCAGTACGGCGACCTGACCCGCGGTCCCCGCGTCATCGGGCCCGAGACCTACATGGCGATGCAGGAGATCCTCGAGGAGATCCAGAACGGCAAGTTCGCGAAGGAGTGGATGCTTGAGAACATGGTGAACCGCCCGGTCTTTAACGCGCTGACGAGGGCGGATGAGGAGCACCTGATCGAGCAGGTGGGCGCCGAGATCCGCGGGTTCATGCCGCAGTTCCGGAAGTAA
- the mptA gene encoding GTP cyclohydrolase MptA: MELPDVQSSLPEVRINLTRVGVKNVQKLVEVARPGKRPVIFISNFDVFVDLPGSLKGANLSRNFEVIDDVLQQAIDGDVNEIEELCSAVARKLLDRHEYAERTEVRMRSKFMVRRETPVSETSCHEVVNVHAKAIAQRNEGDPIIRKSIGAEVTGMTACPCAQNIMKDHALHVLENLGVAEDKIEAFFNEVPMATHNQRGRGFLCIEIDDDQHISLEKIIKILKDSMSARIYELLKRGDESYVVMEAHKNPRFVEDCVREMARKVIAQFHDLPGDSVVTIKQTNEESIHQHNAYAERKATIAELVSEMDKGTL, translated from the coding sequence ATGGAACTGCCAGATGTCCAGTCCAGCCTGCCGGAGGTCCGGATCAACCTGACCAGGGTGGGTGTCAAAAACGTCCAAAAACTCGTTGAAGTCGCCCGCCCCGGTAAACGGCCGGTCATCTTCATCTCCAACTTCGACGTCTTCGTCGATCTCCCCGGAAGCCTCAAAGGGGCGAACCTCTCCCGGAACTTCGAGGTTATCGACGACGTGCTGCAGCAGGCCATCGACGGGGATGTAAACGAGATCGAGGAACTCTGCAGCGCAGTGGCGAGGAAACTCCTCGACCGGCACGAATACGCGGAACGAACCGAGGTTCGGATGCGAAGCAAGTTCATGGTCCGGCGGGAGACGCCGGTCAGCGAGACGAGTTGCCATGAGGTCGTGAACGTCCACGCGAAAGCAATAGCCCAGAGGAACGAAGGGGACCCGATCATCCGAAAGAGCATCGGCGCCGAAGTGACCGGAATGACCGCCTGCCCCTGCGCCCAGAACATCATGAAGGATCATGCCCTGCATGTCCTCGAGAACCTCGGCGTGGCGGAGGACAAGATCGAGGCGTTCTTCAACGAGGTGCCGATGGCCACGCACAACCAGCGTGGGCGGGGTTTCCTCTGCATCGAGATCGACGACGATCAGCACATCAGCCTCGAGAAGATCATCAAGATCCTGAAGGACTCCATGAGCGCACGTATCTACGAGCTCCTCAAGCGGGGCGACGAGAGTTACGTGGTGATGGAAGCTCACAAGAATCCGCGGTTCGTCGAAGACTGCGTACGCGAGATGGCTCGCAAGGTGATCGCGCAGTTCCACGATCTGCCCGGAGACTCCGTAGTCACTATCAAGCAGACGAACGAGGAGAGCATCCACCAGCATAATGCATACGCTGAGCGAAAGGCAACGATAGCCGAACTCGTCTCGGAGATGGACAAAGGCACACTGTAA
- the frhA gene encoding coenzyme F420 hydrogenase subunit alpha: MSKVVEISPTTRHEGHSKLVLKVNDEGIVERGDWLSITPVRGVEKLAIGKTMEQVPKIASRVCGICPIAHTLAGIEAMEASIGCEIPEDAKLLRYILQCANRMHSHAIHNILSLPDMYIPGTDVKINPFTKEEPVRSVALRIQRLREIGQTIGEIVGGEAIHPSNPRVGGMYKNITPRAKAKLYDLAKESRVLAQEQMEFMIAVFRNYQNRDWSEVGGVEVPITKDLGYHNQGYMATAPVYGSSSLDETPMWFPDRFTEVRPWDWYMGEVEIDEADPNYPIGGTTPVGNKAWPQMEACTGVPLYDGQPVEVGPRARLVQFKNYDEKGAMGLQIARQMEFPETAYGIIDALDALDTSGSVLADEIPQGDGSFGWAANEAPRGTDVHMAKVKDGRVEYFGMLVPTTWNFPTCSRALTGAPWRLAEVIMRAYDPCVSCATHMLVIDEDKRLVAQKLIQ; this comes from the coding sequence TTGTCGAAAGTTGTAGAGATTTCCCCAACTACGAGACATGAAGGCCATTCAAAGCTCGTTCTAAAGGTCAACGATGAAGGCATCGTCGAGCGTGGAGACTGGCTTAGCATCACCCCGGTGAGGGGTGTCGAGAAACTCGCCATCGGCAAGACGATGGAGCAGGTTCCAAAGATCGCATCGCGCGTCTGCGGCATCTGTCCCATCGCGCACACCCTGGCGGGTATTGAGGCGATGGAAGCATCCATCGGGTGCGAGATCCCCGAGGACGCGAAACTGCTGCGGTACATCCTGCAGTGTGCCAACAGGATGCACAGCCACGCCATCCACAACATCCTGTCCCTCCCGGACATGTACATCCCCGGAACCGACGTAAAGATCAACCCGTTCACCAAGGAAGAACCGGTCAGGAGCGTTGCTCTTCGGATCCAGCGGCTCCGTGAGATCGGCCAGACCATCGGCGAGATCGTCGGCGGAGAGGCCATCCACCCGAGCAACCCCCGTGTCGGCGGTATGTACAAGAACATCACCCCGCGGGCGAAGGCGAAACTCTACGATCTCGCCAAGGAATCTCGTGTCCTTGCCCAGGAACAGATGGAGTTCATGATCGCGGTCTTCCGGAACTACCAGAACCGCGACTGGTCTGAAGTCGGCGGCGTCGAAGTCCCGATCACGAAGGACCTCGGCTACCACAACCAGGGCTACATGGCTACCGCGCCGGTCTACGGCAGCTCGAGCCTCGACGAGACCCCGATGTGGTTCCCCGATCGGTTCACCGAAGTCCGCCCCTGGGACTGGTACATGGGCGAAGTCGAGATCGACGAAGCCGACCCGAACTACCCGATCGGCGGCACGACCCCCGTAGGGAACAAGGCCTGGCCCCAGATGGAGGCCTGCACCGGCGTCCCGCTCTACGACGGCCAGCCCGTCGAGGTAGGACCGCGTGCACGTCTCGTCCAGTTCAAGAACTACGACGAGAAGGGCGCCATGGGCCTGCAGATCGCTCGCCAGATGGAATTCCCCGAGACTGCCTACGGCATCATCGACGCGCTCGACGCGCTCGACACCTCCGGATCGGTCCTCGCGGACGAGATCCCGCAGGGTGACGGATCCTTCGGATGGGCCGCAAACGAGGCTCCCCGTGGAACCGACGTCCACATGGCCAAGGTCAAGGACGGCCGGGTGGAGTACTTCGGGATGCTCGTCCCGACGACCTGGAACTTCCCCACCTGCAGCCGTGCACTGACCGGTGCACCCTGGCGGCTTGCGGAAGTCATCATGCGTGCATACGACCCCTGTGTCTCCTGTGCGACGCACATGCTGGTGATCGACGAAGACAAGAGACTGGTGGCCCAGAAACTCATTCAGTGA
- the frhD gene encoding coenzyme F420-reducing hydrogenase, FrhD protein: MLFREIVIAGCGNPLFADDGFGPAVVEELQKLQLPDNVKVIDAGLGAPHFLFTLMEDAEVPVKKLIIIDTADFGANPGDVTKLRPEDLPPGTYRDAHSWDLSEPLQRLKDVIDITIIGCQPKRVASHEFELGLTEEVEGAIPKTVRIVLEEIGVEYGATINHQGTHLWASPGETTGDAGENPGEKV; this comes from the coding sequence ATGCTATTCCGTGAGATCGTGATCGCAGGATGCGGCAACCCCCTCTTTGCAGATGACGGGTTCGGTCCTGCAGTCGTCGAGGAACTCCAGAAACTACAACTGCCCGACAACGTCAAGGTAATCGATGCCGGCCTTGGCGCCCCTCACTTCCTCTTTACCCTGATGGAAGATGCAGAGGTGCCGGTCAAGAAGCTGATCATCATCGATACCGCCGACTTCGGCGCCAACCCCGGTGATGTGACGAAACTCCGGCCCGAAGACCTGCCGCCGGGCACCTACCGGGATGCCCATTCGTGGGATCTCTCAGAGCCGCTACAACGATTGAAAGACGTCATCGATATCACGATCATCGGGTGTCAGCCCAAGCGTGTCGCGAGCCATGAGTTTGAACTGGGGCTCACTGAGGAGGTTGAGGGTGCCATTCCCAAAACAGTGCGCATCGTGCTGGAAGAAATTGGGGTAGAATATGGGGCTACTATCAACCATCAAGGAACGCATCTTTGGGCGTCGCCGGGAGAAACCACCGGAGATGCCGGGGAGAACCCCGGAGAGAAGGTCTGA
- the frhG gene encoding coenzyme F420 hydrogenase subunit gamma, whose product MAEKITIGELHLSGCTGCLVTLADNYEGLFKLLDDYADLVYALTLVDVRHVPEMDVCLVEGSCCLNDKISVEELKEARAKSKVLVAYGGCAAYGNITRFCRGGQWNQPAQEAFVPISEVVDVDLYIPSCPPCPQQVRNVAVMAYLLLRGNDEQKNLATAYLTPLMQLAQRGNEACGCDLMYDVINQGLCMGCGTCAGTCPVRAITMEYGKPNVNRDLCIKCGACYAQCPRSWFNFDVMNNYEGIMDAIKGAME is encoded by the coding sequence GTGGCAGAAAAGATTACGATAGGTGAATTACACCTGAGCGGATGTACGGGATGCCTCGTTACCCTTGCGGATAACTACGAGGGTCTCTTCAAGCTGCTCGATGATTACGCGGACCTGGTCTACGCGTTGACCCTGGTCGACGTGCGCCATGTCCCCGAGATGGACGTGTGCCTGGTCGAGGGTTCGTGCTGTCTGAACGACAAGATCTCGGTAGAGGAACTGAAAGAAGCAAGGGCGAAGTCGAAGGTGCTCGTCGCCTACGGCGGCTGCGCGGCCTACGGCAACATCACCCGGTTCTGCCGTGGTGGTCAGTGGAACCAGCCGGCCCAGGAGGCATTCGTGCCGATCAGCGAGGTCGTCGATGTCGATCTCTACATCCCGTCCTGTCCCCCGTGCCCGCAGCAGGTCAGAAACGTCGCCGTCATGGCCTACCTGCTGCTTCGCGGCAACGACGAACAGAAGAACCTCGCGACCGCCTACCTGACCCCGCTGATGCAGCTTGCACAGCGCGGCAACGAGGCATGCGGCTGCGACCTGATGTATGACGTCATCAACCAGGGTCTCTGCATGGGATGCGGAACCTGCGCCGGCACCTGCCCGGTCCGTGCCATCACCATGGAGTACGGCAAGCCGAACGTGAACCGCGACCTCTGTATCAAGTGCGGCGCCTGCTACGCGCAGTGCCCCAGGAGCTGGTTCAACTTCGACGTCATGAACAACTATGAGGGCATCATGGATGCCATCAAGGGAGCCATGGAGTGA
- the frhB gene encoding coenzyme F420 hydrogenase subunit beta has product MDVLGNYKSVISARSTDKDITKKSQDGGIITTLFAYALEEGIIDGAIVAGPSDEPWKPEPMVVTTKAELLAAAGTRYTISPNLNLIKEATRSYGLDRVGIVGTPCQMQAVRKAQLYPIGMRDVDDKIALALGIFCMENLSYQALEAIVEDHCNQKMESVKKMDIGKGKFTVYTERGAVSQMPLKLIHKYVQPGCNVCLDYVANLADISSGSVGSPDGWSTVFVRSMKGNAVWDGAIAAGCFETKPMDQVKPGLDLVTKLATEKITKNQKNVDARKTVGLKADGTPKGLRNPYESP; this is encoded by the coding sequence ATGGACGTACTCGGTAACTACAAGTCCGTAATCTCGGCGCGCTCGACCGACAAGGACATCACAAAGAAGTCCCAGGACGGCGGCATCATCACGACGCTCTTCGCGTATGCGCTCGAAGAGGGTATCATCGACGGTGCCATCGTCGCAGGGCCGAGCGACGAGCCCTGGAAGCCGGAGCCCATGGTCGTGACCACGAAGGCCGAACTTCTGGCTGCTGCCGGAACGCGCTACACCATCAGCCCGAACCTCAACCTGATCAAGGAGGCGACCCGGAGCTACGGTCTCGACCGCGTCGGTATCGTCGGCACGCCCTGCCAGATGCAGGCCGTCCGGAAGGCTCAGCTCTATCCGATCGGCATGCGCGATGTCGACGACAAGATCGCCCTCGCGCTCGGCATCTTCTGCATGGAGAACCTCTCCTACCAGGCGCTCGAGGCAATCGTCGAGGACCACTGCAACCAGAAGATGGAGTCCGTCAAGAAGATGGACATCGGCAAGGGCAAGTTCACGGTCTACACCGAACGCGGTGCAGTCAGCCAGATGCCCCTGAAGCTGATCCACAAGTACGTGCAGCCCGGCTGCAACGTCTGCCTGGACTACGTCGCGAACCTCGCCGACATCTCGAGCGGCTCTGTTGGGAGCCCCGACGGCTGGAGCACGGTCTTCGTGCGGAGCATGAAGGGTAACGCGGTCTGGGACGGCGCGATCGCCGCCGGCTGCTTCGAGACGAAGCCGATGGACCAGGTCAAGCCCGGCCTCGACCTCGTGACGAAGCTCGCCACGGAGAAGATCACGAAGAACCAGAAGAACGTGGATGCACGCAAGACTGTGGGCCTCAAGGCGGACGGAACCCCCAAGGGTCTCCGGAACCCCTACGAGTCCCCCTGA
- the speD gene encoding S-adenosylmethionine decarboxylase, protein MASKVMTNNVAASNVMAETVSDAEIVAQFKQRGCWGLYTSVDLKGCDPASIRDAEKIHRFIVELCDLIEMKRFGEPQIIHFGPCERVAGFSMTQLIETSLVSGHFANETNAAYLDIFSCKEYEPARAAEFCRDFFGAESVTYQVLFRD, encoded by the coding sequence ATGGCAAGTAAAGTAATGACAAACAACGTTGCTGCAAGCAACGTTATGGCAGAGACCGTAAGCGACGCAGAGATCGTTGCACAGTTCAAGCAGCGCGGGTGCTGGGGACTGTACACGAGCGTGGACCTGAAGGGGTGCGACCCGGCATCGATCAGGGACGCAGAGAAGATCCACCGGTTCATCGTCGAACTGTGCGACCTCATCGAGATGAAGAGGTTCGGCGAACCGCAGATCATCCACTTCGGCCCCTGCGAGAGGGTCGCAGGATTCTCCATGACCCAGCTCATCGAGACATCGCTCGTCTCCGGTCACTTCGCGAACGAGACCAACGCAGCCTACCTCGATATCTTCAGCTGCAAGGAATACGAGCCCGCGAGAGCAGCGGAGTTTTGCAGGGACTTTTTTGGAGCAGAATCGGTAACGTATCAGGTACTGTTCAGGGACTGA
- a CDS encoding DNA polymerase ligase N-terminal domain-containing protein: protein MAGPDMLDEYHEKRDFSRTPEPPGEREVSSRPIFVIQKHAATTLHYDFRLEVDGVLKSWAVPKGPSMSPKEKRLAVPTEDHPLEYADFEGVIPEGSYGAGTVLVWDRGTYQNLTGRKGERIEVAEAVRRGHVSFLLDGEKIRGGYALTRFRTGKGEAWLLVKMDDAEADPGRNPVATEPRSVVSGRTIEEIGAGRKE, encoded by the coding sequence ATGGCCGGCCCTGACATGCTTGATGAGTACCACGAGAAGAGGGATTTCTCCCGGACGCCGGAGCCGCCGGGGGAACGGGAGGTTTCCTCCCGTCCCATCTTCGTCATCCAGAAACACGCAGCGACCACGCTCCACTACGATTTCCGCCTGGAGGTCGACGGGGTGCTGAAGTCCTGGGCGGTTCCGAAAGGGCCGTCAATGAGCCCGAAGGAGAAGCGCCTCGCCGTGCCGACGGAGGATCATCCGCTCGAGTACGCCGACTTCGAGGGCGTCATTCCGGAGGGGAGTTACGGTGCGGGAACGGTTCTCGTCTGGGACCGTGGGACCTACCAGAACCTCACGGGGAGGAAGGGGGAGAGGATCGAGGTCGCTGAGGCCGTGAGGAGGGGCCACGTCTCTTTCCTGCTCGATGGGGAGAAGATCCGGGGTGGGTACGCTCTCACCCGTTTCAGGACCGGGAAAGGGGAGGCCTGGCTCCTCGTGAAGATGGACGATGCCGAGGCCGACCCCGGCAGAAACCCGGTCGCGACGGAGCCCCGATCGGTCGTCTCCGGGCGAACGATCGAGGAGATCGGAGCGGGGAGGAAGGAGTGA